Genomic segment of Caproiciproducens sp. NJN-50:
CCCGCGATGCAGACATCCTTGTTCTCCAGCTCCGAAAAGCGGTCCCGGATCTCCTGCGCCGAACAGTCGTGGGGGCAGGTGGTGATGTGAAAGGGGTCCTTGCCCGCTTTCTGCAGCGCGGTCAGCTTTTCCCTCCGGATCTCCGCCTCGCTTCTGTTCTCCGGATTTTCCGCATTTCCTGTCAGTTCCATTGTGCCGTCGCTCATGTTCATTCTCCTAAATATTTTAGTGATGAGGAATTTCCCGCCGCGCCGTTTCAGTGCGGGTCCGGCGGGCCGGAATGGAAAAAGGGCAGGAAAGCCTCCCGGCCGTTCCTGCCCGCAGTTTTCACTTGGATATGGCTAGAATCTCATATTCCATGACTCCGGCGGGCACTTCCACCGTGACTTTATCGCCAATCCCGTGATCCAGGAGGGCCCTGCCCACCACGGACTCATCCGAAATGCAGCCGTTGACCGGGTCCGCCTCATTGGAGCCGACCATCCGGTAATTGACCACATTGCTGCCGCCGGTCTTCGGATTTACGACGCGCAGCTCCACCTTTGAACCGATGTGCACGTTCTCGCCGCTCAGTTCGCTTTCGTCGATCACGCGGACATTCTTCATCATCACTTCGATGTCCGCGATGCGGGCCTCGACGATTGCCTGTTCGTTTTTTGCCTCATCGTATTCGCTGTTTTCGGACAAATCGCCGAACGAAAGGGCGACCTTGATTTTTTCAGCGACCTCTTTCCGTTTGACGCTTTTCAGCTCTTCAAGCTCACTTTCCAGCTTGTCAAGGCCCTCTTTTGTCAGGATCACCTGTTTGACCATTTTATTACCACCCTTTTCTCCTGGACATTAAAATCAGATATTTGCGGCCTTGCCTGTAACCTCGTTACAAACAGGGCCGAAACAGAATAATTCCATTATAGTAAGGCGAACCCGTTCTGTCAACAAAATCCGGGGCGAATCCGAGGGCCCCACCGCTCAATCGGCGCCGGCGCCGGAAGCCGGCACCGAGGATGCCGAGGACGCCGAAGACGCGGAACCGGAAACGCCGGGCGCCCGCTGCACCGCGGCGCCCTGCCGGATCAGCGCGGTCACGCCCGCCTGAATCTGCGGGTCCTCTGCAAACGGAAGCTGATTGCGCGTGAGAAGGCCCGCCTGCGCGTCGGTCAGGCTCTTTCC
This window contains:
- the greA gene encoding transcription elongation factor GreA — protein: MVKQVILTKEGLDKLESELEELKSVKRKEVAEKIKVALSFGDLSENSEYDEAKNEQAIVEARIADIEVMMKNVRVIDESELSGENVHIGSKVELRVVNPKTGGSNVVNYRMVGSNEADPVNGCISDESVVGRALLDHGIGDKVTVEVPAGVMEYEILAISK